The following coding sequences are from one Sardina pilchardus chromosome 16, fSarPil1.1, whole genome shotgun sequence window:
- the LOC134059409 gene encoding RNA-binding protein with multiple splicing-like isoform X2: MTTKPEKENELNHEYTNHEEEVRTLFVSGLPLDIKPRELYLLFRPFKGYEGSLIKLTSKQPVGFVSFDSRSEAEAAKNALNGVRFDPEIPQTLRLEFAKANTKMAKSKLVGTPNPPPSQQSPGPPFISRDPYPLASPGRWQSPGLEVPTVLLKNVFLLCDGG, encoded by the exons ATGACTACCAAACCAGAAAAGGAGAATGAATTGAATCACGAGTATACAAATCACGAGGAGGAG GTCAGGACACTATTTGTCAGCGGGCTGCCCCTGGACATCAAGCCGAGGGAGCTCTACCTTCTCTTCAGACCATTCAAG gGTTATGAAGGCTCCTTAATAAAGCTTACCTCAAAACAg CCGGTGGGGTTTGTCAGCTTTGACAGTCGATCAGAGGCCGAGGCGGCGAAGAACGCCCTGAAC GGAGTCCGCTTTGACCCGGAGATTCCCCAGACCCTGCGTCTGGAGTTCGCCAAAGCCAACACCAAGATGGCCAAGAGTAAGCTCGTGGGCACCCCTAACCCTCCCCCATCCCAGCAGAGCCCTGGACCCCCCTTCATCAGCAGAGACCCCT atCCGCTGGCTTCCCCCGGCAGATGGCAGTCCCCAGGGCTGGAAGTCCCGACAGTTCTGCTGAAAAATGT
- the LOC134059409 gene encoding RNA-binding protein with multiple splicing-like isoform X1 codes for MTTKPEKENELNHEYTNHEEEVRTLFVSGLPLDIKPRELYLLFRPFKGYEGSLIKLTSKQPVGFVSFDSRSEAEAAKNALNGVRFDPEIPQTLRLEFAKANTKMAKSKLVGTPNPPPSQQSPGPPFISRDPYELTVPALYPGSPDVWASYPLYPAELSPALPPAFTYPSSLHAQIRWLPPADGSPQGWKSRQFC; via the exons ATGACTACCAAACCAGAAAAGGAGAATGAATTGAATCACGAGTATACAAATCACGAGGAGGAG GTCAGGACACTATTTGTCAGCGGGCTGCCCCTGGACATCAAGCCGAGGGAGCTCTACCTTCTCTTCAGACCATTCAAG gGTTATGAAGGCTCCTTAATAAAGCTTACCTCAAAACAg CCGGTGGGGTTTGTCAGCTTTGACAGTCGATCAGAGGCCGAGGCGGCGAAGAACGCCCTGAAC GGAGTCCGCTTTGACCCGGAGATTCCCCAGACCCTGCGTCTGGAGTTCGCCAAAGCCAACACCAAGATGGCCAAGAGTAAGCTCGTGGGCACCCCTAACCCTCCCCCATCCCAGCAGAGCCCTGGACCCCCCTTCATCAGCAGAGACCCCT ATGAGCTCACAGTCCCTGCCCTCTACCCGGGCAGCCCCGACGTGTGGGCGTCCTACCCTCTCTACCCCGCCGAGCTGTCGCCCGCCCTCCCACCCGCTTTCACGTACCCCTCCTCGCTGCACGCTCAG atCCGCTGGCTTCCCCCGGCAGATGGCAGTCCCCAGGGCTGGAAGTCCCGACAGTTCTGCTGA